From one Macaca nemestrina isolate mMacNem1 chromosome 5, mMacNem.hap1, whole genome shotgun sequence genomic stretch:
- the LOC105491658 gene encoding zinc finger protein 391, protein MESLRGNTAQVPTNEEASKNEGQLSRQTKCPAQKKSSFENIVVRKVSVTLEEIFMGEGGPESSEFSLSPNLDTQQKIPKGDGSPISRKNSKDNSDLIKHQRLFSQRKPCKCNKCEKAFSYQSDLLVHSRIHSGGKPFECNKCGKSFSRSTHLTEHQRTHTGEKPYECNECGKAFSRSTHLSLHQRIHTGEKPYECSECGKAFSRSTNLSQHQRTHTQERPYKCNECGKAFGDRSTIIQHQRIHTGENPYECSKCGKAFSWISSLIEHQRTHTGENPYECDDCGKMFSRSSSLTEHQRIHTGEKPHECRVCGKGFSRSSSLIIHQRIHTGEKPYKCNDCGKAFSQSSTLIRHQHLHTKE, encoded by the coding sequence ATGGAAAGCCTCAGAGGGAATACTGCTCAGGTTCCTACAAATGAAGAAGCCTCTAAAAATGAAGGCCAATTATCAAGGCAGACAAAATGTCCTGCACAGAAGAAATCCTCTTTTGAGAACATAGTGGTCAGAAAAGTGTCAGTGACACTTGAAGAAATTTTCATGGGGGAGGGAGGCCCTGAATCCAGTGAATTTAGTCTAAGCCCAAACCTTGACACACAACAGAAAATTCCAAAGGGAGATGGATCCCCAATATCTAGGAAAAACTCCAAAGATAATTCAGATTTAATTAAACACCAAAGACTTTTCTCACAAAGAAAACCTTGTAAATGCAATAAATGTGAAAAAGCCTTTAGTTACCAATCAGACCTTCTTGTACACAGTAGAATTCATAGTGGAGGAAAGCCTTTTGAATGCAACAAATGTGGGAAATCTTTCAGCCGAAGTACACATCTTACTGAACATCaaagaactcacactggagagaaaccttatgaatgcaatgaatgtggaaaagcttttAGCCGGAGCACACATCTTAGTCTACATCAGAGAAtccatactggagaaaaaccataTGAATGTAGTGAATGTGGAAAAGCATTTAGCCGAAGCACTAACCTTAGTCAACATCAGCGAACTCATACTCAAGAAAGGccttacaaatgtaatgaatgtgggaaagccttcggTGACCGTTCAACCATAATTCAGCATCAACGAATACACACTGGAGAGAATCCCTATGAATGCAGTAAatgtggaaaagctttcagttggATCTCATCGCTTATTGAACATCagagaacacacactggggagaACCCCTATGAGTGCGATGACTGTGGGAAAATGTTCAGTCGAAGCTCATCTCTTACAGAACATCAGAGAATCCACACTGGAGAAAAGCCCCACGAGTGTAGAGTGTGTGGAAAGGGCTTCAGTCGAAGCTCATCCCTTATTAttcatcagagaattcataccgGGGAGAAGCCGTACAAATGTAATGACTGTGGAAAAGCCTTCAGTCAGAGTTCAACTCTCATCAGACATCAGCACCTTCATACTAAAGAGTAA